One region of Mycolicibacterium rhodesiae NBB3 genomic DNA includes:
- a CDS encoding acyl-CoA dehydrogenase family protein: MTTPALPKPDELRAEVADWLRDNWTPLPKSDDPWASTPERIAWLEKVLDAGYAVPTYPAEWFGRGYPNKLANVIGQEFAAIKAPGSRQDKYNIPANTVLALGTGKLKDDLLRGFLVERSRTCLLYSEPGAGSDLASVRTTAVRQGDQWVVNGQKVWTSGAQTADYALLLARTDWDVPKHRGLSLFIMPMKQQGVEVRPLVQITGESHFNEVFISDATVSNDYLLGGEGNGWRALQTALAYERSIMGDSGRGSRNRKADSLIELAREHGVLDDPAVRYPLAKVLAMRELNKLNNARAKASASQGTSSSIMSLGKLAMSKILHTEAAMKTQIIGAQALLAGPENPEADDVNFLTLNAFFTSIGGGTDQIQRNIIGERVLGLPKEPEADRDIPFRQARRS; the protein is encoded by the coding sequence ATGACGACCCCCGCCCTGCCGAAACCAGACGAACTGCGCGCTGAGGTCGCAGACTGGTTGCGCGACAACTGGACTCCGCTGCCCAAGTCCGACGATCCCTGGGCATCCACCCCGGAGCGGATCGCCTGGCTGGAGAAGGTGCTCGACGCCGGCTACGCGGTGCCGACCTACCCCGCCGAGTGGTTCGGCCGCGGGTACCCGAACAAGCTGGCCAACGTCATCGGGCAGGAGTTCGCGGCCATCAAGGCGCCCGGCTCGCGTCAGGACAAGTACAACATCCCGGCCAACACCGTGCTCGCGCTCGGCACCGGCAAGCTCAAGGACGATCTGCTGCGCGGCTTTCTCGTCGAGCGGTCCCGCACCTGCCTGCTCTACAGCGAGCCTGGCGCCGGCTCCGACCTGGCCAGCGTGCGCACGACCGCGGTGCGGCAGGGCGACCAGTGGGTGGTCAACGGTCAGAAGGTGTGGACATCGGGTGCGCAGACGGCCGACTACGCGCTGCTGCTCGCCCGCACCGACTGGGATGTGCCCAAGCACAGGGGACTGAGCCTGTTCATCATGCCGATGAAGCAGCAGGGCGTCGAGGTGCGGCCGCTGGTGCAGATCACCGGTGAGTCCCACTTCAACGAGGTGTTCATCAGCGACGCGACGGTGTCGAACGACTACCTCCTCGGCGGCGAGGGCAACGGCTGGCGGGCGTTGCAGACCGCGCTGGCCTACGAACGCTCGATCATGGGTGACAGTGGGCGCGGGTCACGAAACCGCAAGGCGGACAGCCTGATCGAACTGGCGCGCGAGCACGGCGTGCTCGACGATCCGGCTGTGCGCTATCCGCTGGCCAAGGTGCTGGCCATGCGCGAGCTCAACAAGCTGAACAACGCCCGCGCCAAAGCCAGCGCCTCGCAGGGCACGTCGAGCTCGATCATGTCCCTCGGCAAGCTCGCGATGTCGAAGATTCTGCACACCGAGGCGGCGATGAAGACACAGATCATCGGTGCCCAGGCGCTGCTGGCCGGACCCGAGAATCCCGAAGCCGACGACGTCAACTTCCTCACGCTCAACGCGTTCTTCACGTCGATCGGCGGAGGCACCGACCAGATCCAGCGCAACATCATCGGCGAACGCGTCCTCGGCCTGCCCAAGGAACCCGAAGCCGACCGCGACATCCCGTTCCGTCAAGCTCGCCGGAGCTGA
- a CDS encoding NUDIX hydrolase — protein MTVTYDDGLRDQVRAQLAGHDRRALTDPTKRHAAVAVVLVDSELGEDRVDPANVDDWIDGRLMPEEGLDGRMIDVSGGAAFLLCRRTSRLSSHPAQWALPGGRLDPGEDAVDAALRELDEEVGVTLGHSSVLGLLDDYPTRSGYVITPVVIWGGGRLDLRPAPDEVVAVYRVGLHQLQRDDSPRFITIAESPRPVVQIPLGNDLIHAPTGAVLLQLRWLCLEGRHDPVHELEQPVFAWK, from the coding sequence GTGACGGTCACCTACGACGACGGACTCCGCGACCAGGTCCGCGCTCAACTCGCCGGGCACGACCGACGTGCCTTGACCGACCCGACGAAGCGGCACGCCGCGGTCGCGGTGGTCCTCGTCGACTCCGAGCTCGGGGAAGATCGGGTCGACCCGGCGAACGTCGATGACTGGATCGACGGCCGGCTGATGCCGGAGGAGGGCCTCGACGGTCGCATGATCGACGTCTCCGGCGGCGCTGCTTTTCTGTTGTGTCGCAGGACGTCCCGCCTCTCATCACACCCCGCCCAGTGGGCACTCCCCGGCGGCAGGCTCGACCCCGGCGAGGATGCCGTCGACGCGGCGCTGCGCGAACTCGACGAAGAGGTGGGCGTCACGCTCGGCCATTCCTCAGTGCTCGGCCTGCTCGACGACTACCCGACCCGGTCGGGCTACGTGATCACCCCGGTGGTGATCTGGGGTGGCGGACGACTGGACCTGCGGCCCGCACCCGACGAAGTGGTCGCGGTCTACCGGGTCGGACTGCATCAGCTCCAGCGCGACGATTCGCCGCGCTTCATCACCATCGCGGAGAGCCCGCGCCCCGTCGTGCAGATACCGCTGGGCAACGACCTGATCCATGCGCCGACCGGTGCGGTGCTGCTGCAACTGCGGTGGCTGTGCCTGGAGGGTCGCCACGATCCCGTCCACGAGCTCGAACAACCCGTGTTCGCCTGGAAGTAG
- a CDS encoding MarR family winged helix-turn-helix transcriptional regulator has product MHICVPHSRYDHLDELLTRLHVARQRPSWRRKLLEGDSVANVSTLRVLRAVEQSGGGASISDVAEYMAVEHSTASRTVGAVVAAGLLTKAYATDDQRRCVLVLTDVGRKALATVTDRRRELVAETIADWPDADVDTLVALLEQLTDRFENSVVR; this is encoded by the coding sequence ATGCATATATGCGTGCCGCATTCGCGCTACGACCATCTCGACGAGCTGCTGACGCGACTTCACGTCGCCCGTCAGCGGCCGAGTTGGCGGCGCAAGCTGCTCGAAGGTGACTCCGTCGCGAACGTGTCGACGCTGCGTGTACTGCGCGCGGTCGAGCAATCCGGCGGCGGCGCGTCGATCAGCGACGTCGCGGAGTACATGGCCGTCGAACATTCGACCGCGAGCCGGACGGTGGGCGCCGTCGTCGCGGCGGGCCTGCTGACCAAGGCCTACGCGACCGACGACCAACGCCGATGCGTGCTGGTGCTGACCGACGTCGGCCGCAAAGCGCTCGCGACCGTGACGGATCGGCGCCGCGAACTCGTCGCCGAGACGATCGCCGACTGGCCCGACGCCGACGTCGACACGCTCGTCGCGCTGCTGGAACAGCTGACCGATCGGTTCGAGAACTCGGTGGTCCGATGA
- a CDS encoding ferredoxin, whose product MSDAAPDVFDLPDGSEQVEVTVPATWELEYDAILRAVAMCPAQALRVCE is encoded by the coding sequence GTGTCTGATGCCGCGCCCGATGTGTTCGATCTACCCGATGGGTCCGAGCAGGTTGAAGTGACCGTTCCGGCCACATGGGAATTGGAGTACGACGCGATCCTTCGCGCCGTCGCGATGTGCCCGGCACAGGCCCTGCGGGTGTGCGAATGA
- a CDS encoding MFS transporter has translation MTAETLAPPGPRSALRLMFDPVFGALFWGKMISVVAVWTHGIVAAIVMYDATRSALMVGLVGVVQFAPQLILSPTSGKWADTGNPVRQILLGRVLCVAGSGFTAAWLFVEPAQQGMSAAAPVLLGTLLVGLGFVVGGPAMQSIVPDLIREGELSTAMALNSIPMTIGRIVGPASGAYLAAHLGPAAGFGVSAALHLVFAIFLLVAHFPAPRGRAEDTDYRVRVALKYVWRDRPLLLALIAVGAVGFASDSSITLAPSMADELGGDARLIGTLSASFGIGAAVGMAVLAIMGGRMASAKVSAIGLAGLGVGCGVLVAATNPAIAIGGFALAGLGFGWAMTGLSTVVQERAPEELRGRIMALWLVGFLGSRPLAAALLGGAADVFSVHMAFAVAAVLCGLVALWCRPSNIAGPLPARV, from the coding sequence ATGACCGCGGAAACCCTCGCACCACCGGGGCCCCGCAGCGCGCTGCGGTTGATGTTCGACCCGGTCTTCGGCGCGCTGTTCTGGGGCAAGATGATCTCCGTCGTCGCGGTGTGGACACACGGCATCGTGGCGGCGATCGTGATGTACGACGCGACCCGCTCGGCGCTGATGGTCGGTCTCGTGGGCGTCGTCCAGTTCGCCCCGCAGCTGATCCTCAGCCCCACCAGTGGAAAGTGGGCCGATACCGGCAACCCAGTCCGCCAGATCCTCCTCGGACGGGTGCTGTGTGTCGCCGGCTCGGGCTTCACCGCGGCATGGCTGTTCGTCGAACCGGCGCAGCAGGGCATGTCTGCTGCCGCTCCCGTTCTCCTCGGCACCCTGCTGGTTGGCCTCGGATTCGTCGTCGGCGGTCCGGCGATGCAATCCATCGTGCCCGACCTGATCCGCGAGGGTGAGCTCTCCACAGCCATGGCACTGAACAGCATCCCGATGACGATCGGGCGCATCGTCGGTCCCGCGTCCGGCGCCTATCTCGCCGCACATCTCGGTCCGGCAGCCGGCTTCGGTGTCAGTGCCGCCCTGCACCTGGTGTTCGCGATATTCCTACTCGTGGCGCACTTTCCGGCCCCACGCGGGCGGGCAGAGGATACGGATTATCGTGTCCGGGTCGCCCTCAAATACGTATGGCGCGACCGTCCTCTGCTACTGGCGTTGATCGCGGTGGGGGCGGTGGGCTTCGCATCGGACTCATCGATCACGTTGGCGCCGTCGATGGCCGATGAACTCGGCGGCGATGCGCGTCTGATCGGAACGCTGTCGGCGAGCTTCGGCATCGGCGCTGCGGTCGGGATGGCTGTGCTGGCGATCATGGGCGGCCGAATGGCGTCGGCGAAAGTGTCCGCGATCGGATTGGCCGGTCTCGGTGTGGGATGTGGCGTGCTCGTGGCCGCCACCAACCCCGCAATCGCGATCGGCGGGTTCGCGTTGGCGGGCCTCGGCTTCGGCTGGGCCATGACCGGGTTGAGCACCGTCGTCCAGGAACGCGCGCCAGAGGAGCTGCGGGGCAGGATCATGGCGCTGTGGCTCGTCGGCTTCCTCGGATCCCGACCGCTCGCCGCCGCGCTGCTCGGCGGAGCCGCCGATGTTTTCAGTGTGCACATGGCTTTCGCGGTAGCGGCCGTGCTGTGCGGGCTGGTTGCACTGTGGTGCCGACCGTCGAATATCGCCGGCCCGCTGCCCGCCAGGGTTTGA
- the helR gene encoding RNA polymerase recycling motor ATPase HelR codes for MSTQDYDHELRSEQRYVDGLYARLDAERARVKGRYSDALGAPVDRMDGGTLVARDVEVRALAKQAARLEVADGGLCFGRLDSVTGERSYIGRIGILDEDKEPLLLDWRAPAARAFYIATAATPEDMRLRRQFHTRGRRIVDFTDEVLGRPSGDERGDAALLAAINAPRGEGMRDIVATIQAEQDEIIRSDHLGVMVIEGGPGTGKTVVALHRVAYLLYTQRKRMERHGVLVIGPNPAFLDHIGRVLPSLGESDVVFMTVGDLVPGLRTTAEEADEVARLKGSLKMLDVLAAAVADRQRLPKDPLPIELSDVTVRIDAETAEWAREEARTSDKPHNEAREVFAEIITYVLTERAIARIGKGWLTRDDRDAWEQLRTNLIDELADHAAFAAALDELWPKLTPQTLLAELYSSPERLRAARADEVLYRADGDAWTVSDVPLLDELVDLLGRDRTADDRAARERNAEAAYAAGVLDLLVSREDLMDDEDHLLAQDLIYAEDLAERFIERDTRELVERAAADRDWTYGHVVVDEAQELSEMDWRVLMRRCPSRSFTVVGDLAQRRSAAGATAWDAMLEPYVPGRWVYRSLSVNYRTPAEIMTVAAALLAEFAPDIRPPDSVRASGVMPWSRRVTDDELPGAVEEFVDDEAQREGTSVVIGPPDVPGAVLPSDTKGLEFDAVLVVDPDRILATGPRGAAELYVALTRATQRLGVLYRDRLPAALSGLA; via the coding sequence GTGTCAACTCAGGATTACGACCACGAACTGCGATCCGAGCAGCGCTACGTGGACGGGCTGTACGCGCGGTTGGACGCCGAACGCGCGCGGGTGAAGGGCCGCTACAGCGACGCGCTGGGGGCCCCGGTGGACCGCATGGACGGCGGCACGCTGGTGGCACGCGACGTCGAGGTGCGAGCGCTGGCCAAACAGGCCGCTCGCCTCGAGGTTGCCGACGGCGGTCTGTGCTTCGGCCGGCTCGACAGCGTCACCGGCGAGCGGTCGTACATCGGCCGCATCGGGATTCTCGACGAAGACAAGGAGCCGCTGCTGCTCGACTGGCGGGCGCCCGCGGCTCGCGCTTTCTACATCGCGACCGCCGCGACGCCGGAGGACATGCGCCTGCGCCGCCAGTTCCATACCCGCGGACGGCGGATCGTCGACTTCACCGACGAAGTCCTCGGCCGTCCCTCCGGCGACGAACGAGGGGACGCGGCACTGCTGGCCGCGATCAACGCACCGCGCGGCGAGGGCATGCGCGACATCGTCGCGACGATCCAGGCCGAGCAGGACGAGATCATCCGCAGCGATCATCTCGGCGTGATGGTGATCGAGGGCGGACCCGGCACCGGCAAGACCGTGGTGGCGCTGCACCGCGTGGCCTACCTGCTCTACACCCAGCGCAAGCGCATGGAACGCCACGGTGTCCTCGTGATCGGCCCCAACCCGGCGTTTCTCGACCACATCGGCCGGGTCCTCCCGTCGCTGGGCGAGTCCGACGTCGTGTTCATGACCGTCGGCGACCTCGTACCCGGTCTGCGCACCACCGCCGAGGAGGCCGACGAGGTCGCGCGGCTCAAGGGCTCTTTGAAGATGCTCGACGTGCTGGCCGCCGCAGTTGCGGATCGGCAACGGCTGCCGAAGGATCCGCTGCCGATCGAGCTGTCGGACGTCACGGTGCGCATTGACGCCGAGACCGCGGAGTGGGCGCGCGAAGAGGCGCGCACGAGCGACAAGCCGCACAACGAAGCTCGCGAGGTGTTCGCCGAGATCATCACCTACGTCCTGACCGAGCGGGCGATCGCGCGGATCGGCAAGGGCTGGCTGACGCGCGATGACCGCGACGCGTGGGAACAGTTGCGCACCAACCTGATCGACGAGCTGGCCGACCACGCCGCGTTCGCCGCGGCGCTCGATGAACTCTGGCCCAAGCTCACCCCGCAAACGCTGCTGGCCGAGTTGTACTCTTCGCCGGAGCGTCTGCGTGCAGCGCGGGCCGATGAGGTGCTGTACCGCGCCGACGGCGACGCCTGGACGGTCTCCGATGTACCGCTGCTCGACGAACTCGTCGACCTGCTCGGCCGCGACAGGACGGCCGACGACCGCGCCGCGCGGGAGCGCAACGCCGAAGCCGCCTACGCGGCAGGGGTACTGGATCTGTTGGTCAGCCGCGAGGATCTGATGGACGACGAGGACCATCTGCTCGCACAGGATCTGATCTACGCCGAGGATCTGGCTGAGCGCTTCATCGAGCGCGACACCCGCGAGCTCGTCGAACGCGCTGCCGCGGACCGGGATTGGACGTACGGGCATGTGGTGGTCGACGAAGCTCAGGAGCTCTCCGAGATGGATTGGCGCGTGCTGATGCGTCGCTGTCCGAGCCGGTCCTTCACCGTGGTCGGTGATCTGGCCCAACGTCGATCGGCCGCAGGCGCGACCGCGTGGGATGCGATGCTCGAACCTTATGTGCCCGGCCGGTGGGTCTACCGGTCGCTGTCGGTGAACTACCGCACGCCCGCGGAGATCATGACCGTGGCCGCCGCGTTGCTCGCGGAATTCGCGCCCGACATCCGGCCACCGGACTCGGTCCGCGCATCCGGGGTCATGCCGTGGTCACGCCGGGTCACCGACGACGAATTGCCCGGAGCTGTAGAGGAATTCGTCGACGACGAAGCACAGCGTGAGGGCACCAGCGTGGTGATCGGCCCGCCGGATGTGCCCGGCGCGGTGCTGCCTTCGGACACCAAAGGCCTGGAATTCGACGCCGTGTTGGTGGTCGATCCGGACCGGATACTCGCCACGGGACCGCGCGGTGCGGCCGAGCTGTACGTCGCGCTGACTCGCGCCACTCAGCGTCTGGGCGTGCTGTATCGCGATCGGCTGCCTGCGGCGCTGAGTGGACTCGCCTGA
- a CDS encoding HD domain-containing protein produces MTTAQQWDLPDSEICSAALQLAVDVSPAFLTNHCVRSYLFGRELAAAKGLRAGADYDDELLYLACILHDLGITDHGQGEQRFEVDGADAAARFLRDRSVPEDRVSTVWQSIALHTSVGLAERFGTVQSLSYLGISLDINGVEKNLLSPGFAERVHQGWPRHDLGYAITAAIADGTRANPMKAPPFSFPAHIHSLVNDGPPLRFLDLVAASGWGDRPLATPG; encoded by the coding sequence ATGACCACTGCGCAACAATGGGACCTTCCCGACTCCGAGATCTGCTCTGCAGCTTTGCAATTAGCGGTCGACGTGTCCCCGGCCTTCCTCACCAACCACTGCGTCCGCAGCTACCTGTTCGGACGTGAACTTGCCGCGGCCAAGGGCTTGCGCGCCGGCGCCGACTACGACGACGAACTGTTGTACCTCGCCTGCATCCTGCACGACCTCGGCATCACCGACCACGGTCAGGGCGAGCAGCGATTCGAGGTCGACGGCGCCGATGCCGCAGCGCGCTTTCTTCGCGACCGCTCGGTCCCCGAGGATCGGGTCTCCACTGTGTGGCAGTCCATTGCGCTGCACACCAGCGTCGGCTTGGCCGAACGATTCGGCACCGTGCAGTCCCTTTCCTACCTCGGGATCTCTCTGGACATCAACGGCGTCGAAAAGAACCTTCTCTCACCCGGGTTCGCCGAGCGGGTGCACCAGGGATGGCCGCGGCACGACCTCGGCTATGCGATCACCGCGGCCATCGCCGACGGCACCAGAGCCAACCCGATGAAGGCTCCCCCATTCTCGTTCCCCGCCCACATCCACTCCCTGGTCAACGACGGACCCCCGCTGCGATTCCTCGACCTCGTGGCCGCCTCGGGCTGGGGCGATCGCCCCTTGGCGACGCCCGGCTGA
- a CDS encoding metallophosphoesterase has product MFIVILSAVLALMNVYVWKRLVRDTTGPGRTRRILTAVLVALALLLVATLVLPRVIGLWESGWYAWPGYLWFGASVYLFLTLLALEPVRLALRGWIKRQPPRPSEPDSDPHAMSRRMFIARSSAVAAGAASVGLVGFGAATALGPPDLLQVPVRLRRLDPAFGGFRIAVVSDIHLGPLAGRAHTERIVETINAAEPDLVAIVGDLIDGTVAELGPAAAPLRDLAAPEGAFFVTGNHEYFVEDTGSWLTELERLGVHPLGNENTAIRRGGAAFDLVGVNDIAGERRDDPPDFDRALAGVDAKRPTILLAHQPVLVSEAAARGVDLQLSGHTHGGQMWPFHYVVRMVQPTLVGLSKVNDTQLYVTRGAGFWGPPVRVGAPPDITVLTLEAGT; this is encoded by the coding sequence ATGTTCATCGTCATCCTGAGTGCGGTCCTGGCGTTGATGAATGTCTACGTGTGGAAACGGCTGGTTCGCGACACCACCGGTCCGGGCCGCACGAGACGGATCCTCACGGCCGTGCTCGTCGCGCTCGCGTTGTTACTCGTCGCGACCCTCGTGCTGCCGCGCGTCATCGGCCTGTGGGAGTCAGGTTGGTATGCGTGGCCGGGCTATCTGTGGTTCGGCGCGAGCGTCTACCTGTTTCTGACGCTGCTCGCCCTCGAGCCGGTGCGGCTCGCGCTGCGCGGGTGGATCAAACGACAGCCGCCACGCCCCTCCGAACCCGACTCCGACCCGCATGCGATGAGCCGCCGGATGTTCATCGCGCGCAGCAGCGCCGTGGCGGCCGGGGCGGCGTCGGTCGGCCTGGTCGGCTTCGGCGCCGCCACCGCCCTCGGACCGCCCGACCTGCTGCAGGTGCCCGTTCGGCTGCGCCGACTCGATCCGGCATTTGGCGGATTCCGCATCGCCGTGGTGTCCGATATCCATCTCGGACCGCTGGCGGGGCGGGCACATACCGAGCGCATCGTCGAGACCATCAACGCCGCGGAGCCGGACCTCGTCGCGATCGTCGGCGATCTGATCGACGGAACGGTCGCTGAACTCGGGCCTGCGGCCGCTCCTCTGCGGGATCTCGCCGCACCGGAGGGAGCGTTCTTCGTCACCGGGAACCACGAGTACTTCGTCGAGGACACCGGCTCCTGGCTGACCGAACTGGAGCGGCTCGGCGTGCATCCGCTGGGCAACGAGAACACCGCGATCCGGCGCGGCGGCGCGGCATTCGACCTCGTCGGGGTCAACGACATCGCGGGCGAGCGGCGCGACGACCCGCCCGACTTCGACCGCGCTCTGGCCGGTGTCGATGCCAAGCGACCGACGATCCTGCTCGCGCACCAGCCGGTCCTGGTATCCGAGGCCGCCGCGCGGGGAGTGGATCTGCAGTTGTCCGGACACACGCACGGCGGGCAGATGTGGCCGTTCCACTACGTCGTCCGGATGGTGCAGCCGACGCTGGTCGGTCTGTCGAAAGTGAACGACACGCAGCTGTACGTCACCCGGGGCGCGGGATTCTGGGGTCCGCCGGTGCGGGTCGGCGCTCCGCCCGACATCACGGTGCTGACGCTGGAGGCCGGCACGTAG
- a CDS encoding acyl-CoA dehydrogenase family protein codes for MTISVAERAELRTAVSDLLGDKCTEDDVRRVMSTDDGFDRDLWSRLAEQGVLGMLIAEEHGGLGFGPLELEAVAEETGAAPLPAPFISSAVLTVALIQAAGAADDQQRLLPSLADGSAIGTVALTGASGSWTADGVDVHADADGTLSGTAHYVTWGQVADIVLVVAHTPEGIGVYEVTGDFERTAATVFDPTVRLSTFTFANTPGRRLGTAGWEAVQTALGYAVIASAGEQVGGSRRIFDMTVEYLKTRVQFGRQIGSFQALKHMAADLLIEVENATSAAQHAAAEKAADSQTSDGATALAGFACAEAYETIAMNAIQMHGGIGFTWEHPAHLFLRRARTGLQLFGGPRLHRKRYLTSKGA; via the coding sequence ATGACGATCAGCGTGGCCGAGCGCGCGGAACTGCGCACGGCGGTGAGCGATCTGCTGGGCGACAAGTGCACCGAAGACGATGTGCGCCGCGTGATGAGCACCGACGACGGATTCGATCGCGACCTGTGGAGCCGACTCGCCGAGCAGGGCGTGCTCGGCATGCTCATCGCCGAGGAACACGGTGGTCTGGGTTTCGGTCCGCTGGAACTCGAAGCCGTCGCCGAGGAAACCGGCGCGGCCCCGCTGCCGGCCCCGTTCATCTCCAGCGCCGTGCTGACGGTGGCACTAATCCAGGCCGCGGGCGCAGCCGATGACCAACAACGACTGCTGCCGAGCCTCGCCGACGGTTCGGCCATCGGCACCGTCGCGTTGACGGGCGCATCCGGCTCATGGACCGCAGACGGCGTCGACGTGCACGCCGATGCCGACGGCACGCTCAGCGGTACAGCGCATTACGTCACCTGGGGTCAGGTGGCCGACATTGTGCTCGTGGTCGCCCACACCCCAGAAGGCATCGGCGTGTACGAGGTCACCGGTGACTTCGAGCGCACGGCCGCAACGGTTTTCGACCCTACTGTGCGCCTCTCGACATTCACCTTCGCGAACACCCCGGGCCGACGCCTGGGCACCGCGGGCTGGGAGGCTGTGCAGACAGCGCTTGGCTACGCCGTCATCGCATCGGCGGGCGAGCAGGTGGGCGGATCCCGGCGCATCTTCGACATGACCGTCGAGTACCTCAAGACCCGCGTGCAGTTCGGCAGGCAGATCGGCAGCTTCCAGGCGCTCAAGCACATGGCCGCCGACCTGCTGATCGAAGTCGAGAACGCCACCTCAGCCGCCCAGCACGCCGCAGCGGAAAAAGCAGCGGACAGCCAAACCTCGGACGGGGCAACAGCGTTGGCCGGGTTCGCCTGTGCCGAGGCATACGAGACCATCGCCATGAACGCGATCCAGATGCACGGCGGTATCGGTTTCACGTGGGAACATCCCGCCCACCTCTTCCTGCGGCGGGCACGCACCGGACTTCAACTGTTCGGCGGTCCCCGGCTGCATCGCAAGCGCTACCTCACCTCGAAAGGTGCCTGA